In Corynebacterium nuruki S6-4, the following proteins share a genomic window:
- a CDS encoding NtaA/DmoA family FMN-dependent monooxygenase (This protein belongs to a clade of FMN-dependent monooxygenases, within a broader family of flavin-dependent oxidoreductases, the luciferase-like monooxygenase (LMM) family, some of whose members use coenzyme F420 rather than FMN.), with protein MTNDRRQVHLAAHFPGVNNTTVWADPESGSHIEFAGFEHFARTAERGLFDFLFLAEGLRLREHKGQVFDQDVVGRPETATVLSALAAVTTRIGLTGTFNSTFNEPYDLARTLATLDRVSGGRAAWNVVTSHNAFTGANFRRGGYLDGADRYRRAADVVSLARTLWESHSGSDGHTGDGSFARHSDFVDVHGTFPVPETPQISPVIFQAGDSDEGRDFAARHAEVIFSAHTEAEDGKAFRAEIDRRLAAAGRRPESLKIYPGISVILGDTEAEAQERYREVRHAQVHGPGAIAFLEQVWGRDLTDYDPDGPLPEIGPDLDNADITRGRVRHEKDYGALARRWRELAEEKNLSIRELVTEVSGRGGTLIGTPAQVAAKFDDLTQQRAADGFIIVPHITPGGLDEIVDRVVPELQDRGVYRTSYPTSPGDATLRDNLGLPAYVPGTFPAAPAVPSVPSVARTNQEVSA; from the coding sequence ATGACCAACGACAGACGACAGGTCCACCTCGCCGCCCACTTCCCGGGCGTCAACAACACCACCGTGTGGGCCGACCCGGAATCCGGCTCCCACATCGAATTCGCCGGCTTCGAGCACTTCGCCCGCACCGCCGAACGCGGACTGTTCGACTTCCTCTTCCTCGCCGAGGGACTGCGGCTGCGCGAGCACAAGGGACAGGTCTTCGACCAGGACGTCGTCGGACGCCCCGAGACCGCCACCGTGCTGTCCGCCCTCGCCGCCGTCACCACCCGCATCGGGCTGACCGGCACCTTCAACTCGACCTTCAACGAGCCCTACGACCTGGCCCGCACCCTCGCCACCCTTGACCGGGTCTCCGGTGGACGCGCCGCCTGGAACGTCGTCACCAGCCACAACGCCTTCACCGGGGCGAACTTCCGGCGGGGCGGCTACCTCGACGGCGCCGACCGGTACCGGCGCGCCGCCGACGTCGTCTCCCTCGCCCGCACCCTGTGGGAGTCCCACAGCGGCAGTGACGGGCACACCGGCGACGGCTCCTTCGCCCGGCACAGTGACTTCGTCGACGTCCACGGCACCTTCCCCGTGCCGGAGACCCCGCAGATCTCCCCGGTGATCTTCCAGGCCGGCGACTCCGACGAAGGCCGCGACTTCGCCGCACGTCACGCCGAGGTCATCTTCTCCGCCCACACCGAGGCCGAGGACGGGAAGGCCTTCCGCGCCGAGATCGACCGGCGGCTCGCGGCGGCGGGGCGGCGTCCCGAATCGTTGAAGATCTACCCCGGCATCTCCGTCATCCTCGGGGACACGGAGGCCGAGGCGCAGGAACGCTACCGGGAGGTCCGGCACGCCCAGGTCCACGGCCCCGGCGCGATCGCCTTCCTCGAACAGGTGTGGGGCCGCGACCTCACCGACTACGACCCCGACGGCCCGCTGCCGGAGATCGGACCCGACCTCGACAACGCCGACATCACCCGCGGCCGCGTCCGCCACGAGAAGGACTACGGTGCGCTCGCCCGACGCTGGCGGGAGCTCGCCGAGGAGAAGAACCTCTCCATCCGTGAGCTCGTCACCGAGGTCTCGGGGCGCGGCGGCACCCTCATCGGCACCCCGGCGCAGGTCGCCGCAAAGTTCGACGACCTGACGCAGCAGCGTGCCGCCGACGGCTTCATCATCGTCCCGCACATCACCCCCGGCGGGCTCGACGAGATCGTCGACCGGGTCGTCCCCGAACTGCAGGACCGTGGCGTGTACCGCACCAGCTACCCCACCAGCCCCGGGGACGCCACGCTGCGCGACAACCTCGGACTGCCCGCCTACGTCCCCGGCACTTTCCCGGCCGCGCCGGCTGTGCCATCCGTGCCATCCGTCGCCCGCACCAACCAGGAGGTCTCCGCATGA
- a CDS encoding CGNR zinc finger domain-containing protein yields the protein MSEILFLGGRPSLDLVNTLRGRNDDVLGRRDLLADAEGLRDWISRAGDEADWFTLDAPAGMPTDTELADAVHLREAVHDLALGNVEPADLDTVNRLALSQPVPALTWDGTSFAVAGEDGPATVSQVLGLLAADAVNLFATTAPERIKECAQPRCGMVFLDTSRGNRRRWCSMSTCGNRAKVKRFDDRAREAAAGA from the coding sequence ATGAGTGAGATCCTCTTTCTCGGCGGACGCCCCAGCCTCGACCTCGTGAACACCCTGCGTGGGCGCAACGACGACGTCCTGGGGCGGCGCGACCTGCTCGCGGACGCCGAGGGGCTGCGGGACTGGATCAGCCGTGCCGGCGACGAGGCCGACTGGTTCACCCTCGATGCACCGGCCGGTATGCCGACCGACACCGAACTGGCGGATGCCGTCCACCTGCGGGAGGCCGTCCATGACCTGGCACTGGGGAACGTGGAACCGGCGGATCTCGATACCGTGAACCGGCTGGCCCTGTCTCAGCCGGTGCCCGCGCTGACCTGGGACGGTACGTCGTTTGCGGTGGCCGGGGAAGACGGGCCGGCTACGGTCTCCCAGGTTCTCGGTCTGTTGGCGGCGGATGCGGTGAATCTCTTCGCCACGACCGCGCCCGAACGCATCAAGGAGTGCGCCCAGCCGCGGTGCGGCATGGTCTTCCTCGACACGTCACGGGGCAACCGGCGGCGGTGGTGCTCCATGTCCACCTGCGGGAACCGTGCGAAGGTGAAGCGTTTCGATGACCGGGCCCGGGAGGCCGCGGCCGGCGCTTAG
- a CDS encoding ATP-binding cassette domain-containing protein translates to MTTTTATTTTAATTVTTGTRADAAGHRPPYPPHAGSVLDLIDLTASYGDRTAVRDLDLSLAAGETVALVGESGSGKSTTARAAVGLGGAGLTVTAAEHRILGTDATTVGPAAWRRLYRGGIGYIPQDTGEGLNPVRTIGSQLAEAVRQNGGTGRSGCAAVRQEVADALTAVGLDATLHARRHPHELSGGQRQRVLIALALIGDPALVIADEPTSSLDVTVQKQVLDLLERRVRETGAALLLITHDLGVAHARADRIVVLKGGRLIEQGTARTVLTAPQEDYTRDLVAAVPGRAARRAASPVSERTEAAEPVITARGLTRIFDRATGPAVDGVDFTLTAGRTLGIVGESGSGKSTTARILLGIEPFDAGEVTVLGRHLDGRGIRGRRGGDAVALSRRARLIHQDPTGSLDPRFTVADTVAEPLVGFGIGDRHSRRRRVADLLDQVALPSDAAGRRPAELSGGQRQRVAIARALAVEPDLLVLDEPVSALDVSVQARILDLLTDLQGELGLTYLFISHDLAVVRDIADEVAVMASGRVVDHGPAGDLFAHPGSDVTAGLLAAVPTLPTIPAQN, encoded by the coding sequence ATGACCACCACCACTGCAACCACGACAACCGCAGCAACCACAGTCACGACCGGGACGCGCGCAGACGCCGCCGGCCACCGCCCGCCCTACCCGCCGCACGCCGGCAGCGTCCTCGACCTCATCGACCTGACCGCCTCCTACGGCGACCGGACCGCGGTCCGGGACCTCGACCTCTCCCTGGCGGCCGGGGAGACCGTCGCCCTCGTCGGCGAATCCGGCTCCGGAAAATCCACCACCGCCCGCGCGGCCGTCGGACTCGGCGGGGCGGGGCTCACCGTCACCGCCGCGGAGCACCGGATCCTCGGGACGGACGCCACGACCGTCGGCCCCGCGGCCTGGCGCCGCCTGTACCGCGGCGGCATCGGCTACATCCCGCAGGACACCGGCGAAGGTCTCAATCCGGTGCGCACCATCGGCAGCCAGCTCGCCGAGGCGGTCCGGCAGAACGGCGGCACCGGACGCTCCGGATGTGCCGCCGTGCGTCAGGAGGTCGCTGACGCCCTCACCGCCGTCGGGCTGGACGCCACCCTCCACGCCCGCCGCCACCCGCACGAACTGTCCGGCGGGCAACGTCAGCGCGTCCTCATCGCCCTGGCGCTCATCGGCGACCCGGCCCTCGTCATCGCCGACGAACCGACCTCCTCCCTCGACGTCACCGTGCAGAAGCAGGTCCTCGACCTGTTGGAGCGTCGGGTCCGGGAGACCGGGGCGGCGCTGCTGCTGATCACCCACGACCTGGGTGTGGCCCACGCCCGCGCCGACCGCATCGTGGTGCTCAAGGGCGGCCGCCTCATCGAACAGGGCACCGCTCGGACGGTGCTGACCGCCCCGCAGGAGGACTACACCCGCGACCTCGTCGCCGCGGTCCCCGGCCGGGCAGCACGCCGGGCGGCATCACCGGTGTCCGAAAGGACAGAAGCTGCGGAACCGGTCATCACCGCCCGCGGGCTGACCCGCATCTTCGACCGGGCCACCGGACCCGCCGTCGACGGCGTGGACTTCACCCTCACCGCCGGCCGCACCCTCGGCATCGTCGGTGAATCCGGCTCGGGCAAGTCCACCACCGCCCGCATCCTGTTGGGCATCGAACCCTTCGACGCCGGCGAGGTCACCGTCCTCGGCCGACACCTCGACGGCCGCGGTATCCGGGGCCGCCGGGGCGGGGACGCCGTCGCCCTGTCCCGGCGCGCCCGACTGATCCACCAGGACCCCACCGGCTCCCTCGACCCCCGGTTCACCGTCGCCGACACGGTCGCCGAACCCCTCGTCGGCTTCGGCATCGGCGACCGGCACTCCCGCAGGAGACGCGTCGCCGACCTGCTCGACCAGGTCGCCCTGCCGTCGGACGCCGCCGGCCGCCGCCCCGCGGAACTGTCCGGCGGGCAGCGCCAGCGCGTCGCGATCGCCCGGGCACTGGCCGTCGAACCCGACCTCCTCGTCCTCGACGAACCTGTCTCCGCCCTCGACGTCTCGGTACAGGCCCGGATCCTCGACCTGCTCACCGACCTGCAGGGCGAGCTCGGCCTGACCTACCTCTTCATCAGCCACGACCTCGCCGTGGTGCGTGACATCGCCGACGAGGTGGCGGTCATGGCGTCCGGCAGGGTCGTCGACCACGGGCCCGCCGGGGACCTGTTCGCCCACCCCGGCAGCGACGTCACCGCCGGCCTCCTCGCCGCCGTCCCCACTCTCCCCACCATCCCCGCCCAGAACTGA
- a CDS encoding MFS transporter: protein MNNAHPASPPRSSASLVAAVLGLMVVVMAHSNMPTPLYYIYGRDFEVTTGAITVIYVMYAVGIAVGLVLVNAVTARVGQRYTLVLAAAAGIVSNLLFLVADGIGWLLAARIFTGIACGFVMSVGTTLAVELTAAEHRQRTAVAATACNVSGMGLGPVLGGIAADHAASPVTVVFTVHLALLVLLVVQLVLLRRADTTGPVPWTGWFRPPSAAGFRPAFYGLALIGLAGVGVFGLIAALTPAFLTEIGVDASFTVSGLVVACTFAGSAVAQFALKRVGLRSGVLTGASAVILGLVLLAVAVGTGQMWLYILAAVVSGIGQGMTLSRSVAAVSAAAQDAAERVSAVSLFYFLVYLLASVPVVLVGVVQRSAGLGTAAVAFSVLSAVVVAVGVALAGRRL from the coding sequence ATGAACAACGCGCACCCCGCCTCGCCGCCACGCAGCTCCGCGTCGCTCGTCGCCGCCGTCCTCGGCCTCATGGTCGTCGTCATGGCGCACTCGAACATGCCGACGCCGCTGTACTACATCTACGGCCGTGACTTCGAGGTCACCACCGGCGCCATCACCGTGATCTACGTGATGTACGCCGTCGGCATCGCCGTGGGACTTGTCCTGGTCAACGCCGTCACCGCCCGCGTCGGGCAGCGGTACACCCTCGTCCTCGCCGCCGCCGCAGGGATCGTCAGCAACCTGCTGTTCCTGGTCGCCGACGGCATCGGCTGGCTGCTGGCCGCCCGGATCTTCACCGGCATCGCCTGCGGCTTCGTCATGAGCGTGGGCACCACCCTGGCGGTGGAACTCACCGCCGCGGAACACCGGCAGCGCACCGCGGTCGCCGCCACCGCCTGCAACGTCTCCGGCATGGGACTCGGCCCGGTGCTCGGCGGCATCGCCGCGGACCACGCCGCGTCCCCGGTGACGGTGGTGTTCACGGTGCACCTCGCACTCCTGGTGCTCCTCGTGGTCCAGCTGGTCCTGCTCCGCCGGGCGGACACCACCGGACCCGTGCCCTGGACCGGGTGGTTCCGCCCGCCGAGTGCCGCAGGCTTCCGGCCGGCGTTCTACGGGCTCGCCCTGATCGGCCTGGCAGGCGTGGGGGTCTTCGGCCTCATCGCCGCGCTCACCCCGGCGTTCCTCACGGAGATCGGGGTGGACGCCTCCTTCACCGTCAGTGGTCTGGTCGTCGCCTGCACGTTCGCGGGCTCCGCGGTCGCCCAGTTCGCGTTGAAACGGGTCGGACTGCGGTCCGGCGTCCTGACCGGGGCGTCCGCCGTCATCCTGGGCCTGGTGCTGCTGGCGGTCGCCGTCGGCACCGGACAGATGTGGCTCTACATTCTCGCCGCCGTGGTCAGCGGAATCGGGCAGGGGATGACCCTCTCCCGCTCGGTCGCCGCGGTCTCCGCCGCCGCGCAGGACGCCGCCGAACGCGTCTCCGCGGTATCGCTGTTCTACTTCCTCGTCTACCTGCTGGCGTCCGTCCCCGTCGTTCTCGTGGGCGTCGTCCAGCGCAGTGCCGGGCTCGGGACCGCCGCCGTCGCGTTCTCCGTACTGTCCGCCGTCGTCGTCGCCGTCGGGGTGGCCCTTGCCGGACGCCGCCTCTGA
- a CDS encoding LLM class flavin-dependent oxidoreductase: MTTVVRVSPSAALDLDALSAAARALDGASDNYLLVLGDDYTSGQNAVPLAAWLAPQTTRLRIVAEVPVTHTEPFHVATSTATLDYAATGRAGWSPVAQTSDAAADVIGRRPAASADAAWGEVPDVVAAVRALWTSWEPDAEIRDEATHRFIDRDKVHYVDATGTDSVGQPWSVKGPSIVPRPPQGELPTVITVDTPEAVPVAAAVTTGPGDIVITGDRFVSHDGSTGEVRHIADAAGLLTLAAKVSA; encoded by the coding sequence ATGACCACCGTCGTCCGTGTCTCGCCGTCCGCCGCGCTCGACCTCGATGCCCTGTCCGCCGCCGCCCGTGCACTCGACGGGGCGTCCGACAACTACCTGCTCGTCCTCGGTGACGACTACACCTCCGGCCAGAACGCCGTCCCCCTCGCCGCCTGGCTCGCCCCGCAGACCACCCGGCTGCGCATCGTGGCCGAGGTGCCCGTGACCCACACCGAGCCGTTCCACGTCGCCACCTCCACCGCCACCCTGGACTACGCCGCCACCGGGCGCGCCGGGTGGTCGCCCGTCGCCCAGACCTCGGACGCCGCCGCCGACGTCATCGGACGCCGTCCCGCCGCCTCCGCCGACGCTGCCTGGGGCGAGGTCCCCGATGTCGTTGCCGCCGTCCGCGCCCTCTGGACCTCCTGGGAACCGGACGCCGAGATCCGCGACGAAGCCACCCACCGCTTCATCGACCGGGACAAGGTCCACTACGTCGACGCCACCGGCACCGACTCGGTCGGACAACCGTGGTCGGTCAAGGGACCGTCCATCGTGCCGCGGCCCCCGCAGGGTGAACTGCCGACCGTGATCACCGTGGACACCCCCGAAGCCGTGCCGGTCGCCGCCGCGGTGACGACCGGCCCGGGTGACATCGTCATCACCGGTGACCGGTTCGTGTCCCACGACGGGTCGACCGGCGAGGTCCGCCACATCGCGGACGCCGCCGGACTGCTCACCCTCGCCGCGAAGGTCAGCGCATGA
- a CDS encoding FAD/NAD(P)-binding protein → MSRTLVIVGAGPRTTGILLALAALPPQAGPAVDIHVVDPYPAGPGRIWRDDQPAEVWMNNTSDEITVYADGDPGVPAAVPGPGLADWAGGRRFVPRREAAGYLRDAFGRAVAALTDPASHPGVTVTEHRTRAEHVTPADGGVRQVRLADGTELRADVVLLAQGHLDVDPGDSGDPGDPGDPGTVGEGHTPPGYTVDQDFSGLPAGQDVLVRGFGLAFIDLMEMLTEGRGGRFEHRTGHSAGDAARELVPTYVPSGREPVLWVGSRRGVPYRSKPVDGPPTVELRHLVPATLDRVPRTSDGTLAPGHLRRLLSAELHSQWSAVTDDALDLHRIDRPLDGLAFPGRHAVEREVEQIALTNLIRATDRRHPQDGVLYSTLVASYFVLHALLAEGLLDEEDRALVARVEGSFSYVCSGPPPERLGNLLALHRAGLVRFLGPDTRFRRNADGGPRFRADSPVVGGDPVTADHLVDARLAQVTVPSVTDPVLRGLLADGDLVAGTGASGAADSVFVVDADNRAVGADGVACDGLFLVGPSTSDPVREGFGRPGQRTRVFPANRRVAEAVAGALAGDRTLSAPGTV, encoded by the coding sequence ATGAGCCGGACACTGGTCATCGTCGGCGCCGGGCCGCGCACCACCGGCATCCTCCTGGCGCTTGCGGCCCTGCCGCCCCAGGCCGGTCCGGCGGTCGACATCCACGTCGTCGACCCGTACCCCGCCGGGCCCGGCCGTATCTGGCGCGACGATCAGCCGGCGGAGGTGTGGATGAACAACACCTCCGACGAGATCACCGTCTACGCCGACGGTGACCCCGGTGTCCCGGCCGCGGTGCCCGGACCGGGCCTCGCCGACTGGGCCGGTGGCCGCCGCTTCGTCCCCCGCCGGGAGGCCGCCGGCTACCTGCGGGACGCCTTCGGGCGGGCCGTCGCAGCACTCACCGACCCGGCGTCCCACCCCGGTGTCACCGTCACCGAACACCGCACCCGGGCGGAGCATGTCACCCCGGCCGACGGTGGTGTCCGGCAGGTGCGGCTGGCGGACGGCACGGAGCTGCGGGCCGACGTGGTGCTGCTGGCCCAGGGGCACCTCGACGTCGACCCCGGCGACTCCGGCGACCCGGGCGACCCCGGCGACCCGGGCACAGTCGGGGAGGGGCACACCCCGCCCGGCTACACCGTCGACCAGGACTTCTCCGGGCTCCCGGCGGGGCAGGACGTCCTCGTCCGCGGATTCGGACTCGCCTTCATCGACCTCATGGAGATGCTCACCGAAGGCCGCGGCGGCCGGTTCGAGCACCGTACCGGACACAGTGCCGGTGATGCGGCCCGCGAACTCGTGCCGACCTACGTCCCCTCCGGCCGGGAGCCGGTGCTGTGGGTCGGGTCGCGACGCGGGGTGCCGTACCGGTCCAAGCCGGTCGACGGGCCGCCGACCGTGGAGCTGCGTCATCTGGTCCCGGCGACCCTCGACCGGGTGCCGCGGACGTCCGACGGCACGTTGGCACCCGGGCACCTGCGACGACTGCTGAGTGCCGAACTGCACAGTCAGTGGTCGGCGGTCACCGACGACGCACTGGACCTGCACCGCATCGACCGACCGCTCGACGGCCTCGCCTTCCCCGGTCGCCACGCCGTGGAACGCGAGGTGGAGCAGATCGCGCTGACGAACCTCATCCGGGCGACCGACCGGCGGCACCCGCAGGACGGCGTACTGTACAGCACCCTCGTGGCGTCCTATTTCGTCCTGCACGCACTGCTCGCCGAGGGACTGCTCGACGAGGAGGACCGGGCACTGGTCGCACGGGTGGAGGGCTCGTTCTCCTACGTGTGCTCCGGGCCGCCGCCGGAGCGGCTCGGGAATCTTCTGGCGCTGCACCGCGCCGGGCTGGTCCGGTTTCTCGGGCCGGACACCCGCTTCCGCCGGAACGCCGACGGGGGACCACGGTTCCGCGCCGACAGTCCCGTCGTCGGCGGCGACCCGGTCACCGCCGACCACCTGGTGGACGCCCGGTTGGCGCAGGTCACGGTGCCGTCGGTGACGGACCCGGTGCTGCGCGGGCTGCTGGCGGACGGGGACCTCGTCGCCGGGACCGGGGCGTCCGGTGCGGCGGATTCGGTGTTCGTCGTCGACGCGGACAACCGTGCGGTCGGGGCGGACGGCGTGGCGTGTGACGGGCTGTTCCTGGTGGGGCCGTCGACCTCTGACCCGGTGCGGGAGGGGTTCGGGCGCCCCGGGCAGCGGACCCGGGTTTTCCCGGCGAACCGGCGGGTCGCGGAGGCGGTGGCGGGGGCGTTGGCGGGTGACCGCACGCTGAGTGCCCCGGGCACGGTGTGA
- the clpB gene encoding ATP-dependent chaperone ClpB encodes MSGFTPTTRTQEALQAALQSASAKGNPDIRPAHLLVAILDQEDSIARPVLQAAGVDPQGVLSDARDLVDGYPSAQGSGMANPNFNRDALNALTAAQELAEELGDTYVSTEVLLAGIAKGSSDAAQALQNRGGTFEAIRGAFESVRGNRKVTTEEPEGQFQALEKYSTDLTARAREGKIDPVIGRDQEIRRVVQVLSRRTKNNPVLIGEPGVGKTAIVEGLARRIVAGDVPESLRGKKLISLDLGSMVAGAKYRGEFEERLKAVLDEIKEAEGEIITFIDELHTIVGAGATGESAMDAGNMIKPLLARGELRLVGATTLDEYRKYIEKDAALERRFQQVYVGEPTVEDTIGILRGLKERYEVHHGVRIQDSALVSAATLSDRYITSRFLPDKAIDLVDEAGSRLRMEIDSRPEEIDDAERVVRRLEIEEMALSQETDEASKDRLVKLRAELADEREKLSGLTARWENEKGSIDKVRAVKEELDGLKTESEIAERDGDYARVAELRYGRIPELEKELAEAEETAAKAEEDRMLTEEVTPDTIAEVVSAWTGIPAGKMLQGETEKLLAMEKVLGGRVVGQKAAVTAVSDAVRRSRAGVADPNRPTGSFLFLGPTGVGKTELAKALAEFLFDDEHAMVRIDMSEYGEKHSVARLVGAPPGYVGYDAGGQLTEAVRRRPYTVVLFDEVEKAHPDVFDVLLQVLDEGRLTDGQGRTVDFRNTILILTSNLGAGGTDEQVMDAVKHAFKPEFINRLDDVVIFDSLSAEQLKSIVEIQVSQLAERLSARRLDLQVTDAAKGWLAERGYEPAYGARPLRRLIQKAIGDELAKKLLAGEVRDGDTVQVDVDPHIADGVDALSIQAVAHED; translated from the coding sequence ATGAGCGGTTTCACCCCCACCACCCGCACCCAGGAGGCCCTGCAGGCTGCACTGCAGTCCGCCAGCGCCAAGGGCAACCCGGACATCCGGCCCGCCCACCTCCTGGTCGCCATCCTCGACCAGGAGGATTCCATCGCCCGGCCGGTCCTCCAGGCCGCCGGGGTCGACCCCCAGGGCGTTCTGTCCGACGCCCGCGACCTCGTCGACGGCTACCCGTCGGCGCAGGGCTCCGGCATGGCGAACCCGAACTTCAACCGGGACGCCCTCAACGCCCTCACCGCCGCGCAGGAACTCGCCGAGGAGCTCGGCGACACCTACGTCTCCACCGAGGTCCTGCTCGCCGGCATCGCCAAGGGCAGCTCGGACGCCGCCCAGGCCCTCCAGAACCGCGGCGGCACCTTCGAAGCCATCCGCGGCGCCTTCGAATCCGTCCGCGGCAACCGCAAGGTCACCACCGAGGAGCCCGAAGGGCAGTTCCAGGCGCTGGAGAAGTACTCCACCGACCTCACCGCCCGGGCCCGCGAAGGCAAGATCGACCCGGTCATCGGTCGTGACCAGGAGATCCGTCGTGTCGTCCAGGTGCTGAGCCGCCGCACGAAGAACAACCCGGTGCTCATCGGTGAGCCCGGTGTGGGCAAGACCGCCATCGTCGAGGGCCTCGCGCGGCGCATCGTCGCCGGCGACGTGCCCGAGTCGCTGCGCGGCAAGAAGCTCATCAGCCTGGACCTCGGCTCCATGGTCGCCGGCGCGAAGTACCGCGGCGAGTTCGAGGAACGCCTCAAGGCGGTCCTCGACGAGATCAAGGAGGCCGAGGGCGAGATCATCACCTTCATCGACGAGCTGCACACCATCGTCGGTGCCGGTGCCACCGGTGAGTCCGCCATGGACGCCGGCAACATGATCAAGCCGCTGCTCGCCCGTGGTGAGCTGCGCCTGGTCGGTGCGACCACCCTCGACGAGTACCGCAAGTACATCGAGAAGGACGCCGCCCTGGAGCGTCGTTTCCAGCAGGTCTACGTCGGTGAGCCGACGGTGGAGGACACCATCGGCATCCTGCGTGGCCTCAAGGAACGCTACGAGGTCCACCACGGCGTCCGGATCCAGGATTCCGCGCTGGTCAGCGCCGCAACCCTGTCGGACCGCTACATCACCAGCCGGTTCCTGCCGGACAAGGCCATCGACCTCGTCGACGAGGCCGGGTCCCGGCTGCGCATGGAGATCGACTCGCGCCCCGAGGAGATCGACGATGCCGAGCGCGTCGTCCGCCGCCTCGAGATCGAGGAGATGGCGCTGAGCCAGGAGACCGACGAGGCCTCCAAGGACCGCCTGGTCAAGCTGCGTGCCGAACTCGCCGATGAGCGGGAGAAGCTGTCGGGCCTGACAGCCCGGTGGGAGAACGAGAAGGGCTCCATCGACAAGGTCCGCGCCGTCAAGGAGGAACTCGACGGCCTGAAGACCGAGTCGGAGATCGCCGAGCGCGACGGGGATTACGCCCGTGTCGCCGAGCTGCGCTACGGCCGGATTCCGGAGCTGGAGAAGGAGCTCGCCGAGGCCGAGGAGACCGCCGCGAAGGCGGAGGAGGACCGGATGCTGACCGAGGAGGTCACCCCGGACACCATCGCCGAGGTCGTCTCCGCCTGGACCGGGATCCCCGCCGGCAAGATGCTGCAGGGCGAGACGGAGAAGCTGCTCGCCATGGAGAAGGTGCTGGGTGGTCGTGTCGTCGGCCAGAAGGCCGCCGTCACCGCCGTGTCGGACGCCGTGCGCCGGTCGCGTGCCGGTGTCGCCGACCCGAACCGGCCGACCGGTTCCTTCCTGTTCCTCGGTCCGACCGGTGTCGGTAAGACCGAGCTGGCGAAGGCGCTGGCGGAGTTCCTGTTCGACGACGAGCACGCCATGGTCCGCATCGACATGTCGGAGTACGGCGAGAAGCACTCCGTGGCACGTCTGGTCGGTGCTCCCCCCGGATACGTCGGCTACGACGCCGGTGGTCAGCTCACCGAGGCCGTGCGGCGCCGCCCCTACACGGTGGTGCTGTTCGACGAGGTCGAGAAGGCACACCCGGACGTCTTCGACGTGCTGCTGCAGGTGCTCGACGAAGGTCGGCTGACCGACGGCCAGGGTCGGACGGTGGACTTCAGGAACACCATCCTGATCCTCACCTCGAACCTGGGTGCCGGCGGGACCGACGAGCAGGTCATGGACGCGGTGAAGCACGCCTTCAAGCCGGAGTTCATCAACCGGCTCGATGACGTGGTCATCTTCGATTCCCTGTCCGCAGAGCAGCTGAAGTCGATCGTGGAGATCCAGGTCTCCCAGCTCGCCGAGCGGCTGTCCGCCCGTCGGCTGGACCTGCAGGTCACCGACGCCGCGAAGGGCTGGCTCGCCGAGCGCGGCTACGAACCGGCCTACGGTGCCCGGCCGCTGCGCCGCCTGATCCAGAAGGCGATCGGCGACGAGCTGGCGAAGAAGCTGCTCGCCGGTGAGGTCCGCGACGGCGACACGGTGCAGGTCGATGTCGACCCGCACATCGCCGACGGGGTGGACGCCCTGTCCATCCAGGCGGTCGCCCACGAGGACTGA
- a CDS encoding DsbA family oxidoreductase, whose product MNIDIWSDVACPWCFIGKRRFETALAAFPHKDEVTVTWHSYQLDPTLPEHDDRTEAEYLAASKGMPVGQVRAMFGHVAEQAAGEGLHYDFDSLVVANSMRAHQLIQLAKETDAGTDAGTDAADATGAAGTVNAVEEALFRAHFEDGEDIGSPAVLERVGVAAGLDAAAVRDELDSGSRIPAVEQDVRQAATLGLNSVPTFVLDMALAVPGAQPVEVFGRALEQAWERSHQGLTTVTGDSSDGDSACGPDGCRL is encoded by the coding sequence GTGAACATCGATATCTGGTCCGACGTCGCCTGCCCGTGGTGCTTCATCGGCAAGCGCCGCTTCGAGACCGCACTCGCAGCCTTCCCCCACAAGGACGAGGTCACGGTGACGTGGCACTCCTACCAGCTGGACCCCACCCTCCCGGAGCACGACGACCGTACCGAGGCGGAGTACCTCGCGGCGTCCAAGGGTATGCCGGTCGGGCAGGTCCGGGCCATGTTCGGCCACGTCGCCGAGCAGGCGGCGGGGGAGGGGCTGCACTACGACTTCGACAGTCTCGTCGTCGCGAACTCCATGCGGGCGCACCAGCTCATCCAGCTGGCCAAGGAGACGGACGCAGGGACGGACGCGGGGACGGACGCGGCCGATGCGACTGGGGCGGCCGGCACGGTGAACGCCGTCGAGGAGGCCCTGTTCCGGGCGCACTTCGAGGACGGCGAGGACATCGGGTCCCCGGCGGTGCTGGAGCGTGTCGGCGTCGCCGCCGGGCTGGACGCCGCCGCGGTCCGTGATGAGCTGGATTCCGGCTCCCGGATCCCCGCCGTGGAACAGGATGTCCGGCAGGCGGCGACCCTCGGACTGAACTCGGTGCCGACGTTCGTACTGGACATGGCGCTGGCGGTGCCGGGGGCGCAGCCGGTCGAGGTGTTCGGCCGGGCGCTGGAGCAGGCGTGGGAGCGGTCGCACCAGGGGCTGACCACTGTGACCGGCGACAGTTCCGACGGGGATTCCGCCTGCGGTCCCGACGGCTGCCGGCTGTAG